A stretch of the Archangium violaceum genome encodes the following:
- a CDS encoding LptF/LptG family permease encodes MNGTLFRYVARTYIVFSVGILAAVLTVFLVVDFVDRARNYTGEGWVWNVMLLYANKALVATQQLGPAALLLAAGASVSSLRKRGEVTAMQSLTFGPNALYLPVALCVAVACVGLVAFDEWVVVKAAQRVEEISIQRFNRWGDWGLYHNPKQWFRKGDHIFYLRGGSAQEGFEQVAILTVTPEFRLARRLDAKRMLPVEGTRWKLEGVVERSFTKDGQSQVRELEEAEYDLGATPQIFRIRPGRPEQMRVPVLREQIIARGEVGLSTRQFSLTLHNRFAYPLAGFPAAMLAVGLALRPGRKGHLTVAIVEGLLISVTMWSLIVVARTLALSERMSPVVAAWLPAMLLVVAATVLWLRGEGLLGRSGA; translated from the coding sequence GTGAACGGGACGCTCTTCCGGTACGTGGCCCGCACGTACATCGTGTTCTCGGTGGGCATCCTCGCCGCCGTGCTCACGGTGTTCCTGGTGGTGGACTTCGTGGACCGGGCGCGCAACTACACCGGCGAGGGCTGGGTGTGGAACGTGATGCTGCTGTACGCCAACAAGGCGTTGGTGGCCACGCAGCAGCTCGGGCCGGCGGCGCTGCTCCTGGCGGCGGGGGCCTCGGTGTCCTCCCTGCGCAAGCGCGGCGAGGTGACGGCGATGCAGTCCCTCACCTTCGGACCCAACGCCCTCTACCTGCCGGTGGCGTTGTGCGTGGCGGTGGCGTGCGTGGGGCTCGTGGCCTTCGACGAGTGGGTCGTCGTCAAGGCGGCCCAGCGCGTGGAGGAGATCTCCATCCAGCGCTTCAACCGTTGGGGTGACTGGGGCCTGTATCACAACCCCAAGCAGTGGTTCCGCAAGGGTGACCACATCTTCTACCTGCGCGGAGGCAGCGCGCAGGAGGGCTTCGAACAGGTGGCGATCCTCACCGTCACCCCGGAGTTCCGGCTGGCGCGTCGCCTGGACGCGAAGCGCATGCTCCCGGTGGAGGGCACGCGCTGGAAGCTCGAGGGCGTGGTGGAGCGCTCCTTCACGAAGGACGGCCAGTCCCAGGTGCGAGAGCTGGAGGAGGCCGAGTACGACCTGGGAGCCACTCCCCAGATCTTCCGCATCCGCCCTGGGCGGCCCGAACAGATGCGGGTGCCGGTGTTGCGTGAGCAGATCATCGCGCGCGGAGAGGTGGGGCTGAGTACACGGCAGTTCTCGCTCACGCTGCACAACCGCTTCGCCTACCCGCTGGCGGGCTTCCCCGCGGCGATGCTGGCGGTGGGGCTGGCGCTGCGCCCGGGACGCAAGGGACACCTGACGGTGGCCATCGTCGAGGGGTTGCTCATCTCCGTGACGATGTGGAGCCTGATCGTGGTGGCCCGGACGCTGGCGCTCTCCGAACGCATGTCGCCCGTGGTGGCCGCGTGGCTCCCGGCCATGCTGCTGGTGGTGGCCGCGACCGTGTTGTGGCTGCGTGGTGAGGGCCTGCTGGGGAGGAGCGGGGCGTGA